The Solea senegalensis isolate Sse05_10M linkage group LG18, IFAPA_SoseM_1, whole genome shotgun sequence DNA segment GTGTCACTTACTTCCTCCCAGCACCTTAAGtgccaaaaaatgtcaaatttcaaTAAACtgaaattaatcatttttttttttaccttaattGAATATAAATCAGTCCTGATCAAAAATCCTTTTGAATGTGCAACTAAACCCCTAAATCAGGTGTGCACCAGTGTATATGGTATCCTGTGTGCTGGGCAGTATGGCACAAAATTATGTGCACAACTGTAAATTTGTATAGGAGTGCTCCAACGAGAGGCACAGTTGAGTATCAGAGTCTCACTCTTGTTACACTCGGACGTGTTTTCTCTAAGGTGGTGGCGTAAATTTTACTTGCAGTTAAAACCAAATCATGTGTGGTGCAGCAAAACTGTTCAACGGGGaaccttttcactgctgcaccacacatgATTTGGTTTTTAACTGCAAGTAAAATTTACGCCCCCACCTTAGAGAAAACACGTCTGAGtgtaacatgtgttttttttatatacacaccAGTCTTGCATTGTATGGAAAGATTGATACCATCAGAATACTGCCCAGCACTAGTGTCTAGTAATGATTCAGGTGCAAATCTTTAAAGTACTGGAAGTGCGAGGCAGTAGATTTGTTTGTTCAAACACCAACTACTACATTCAAATGTTGCCATTGTCTGTCTTCGTCTACTCCTGTGTCACTGGTACTTTGTCACCCTCTTGTTAAATCACCCTGAGGCATTTCACTCCCTGCACTGCTGCCCACTCCCCCTCCTGTAGAGTAGGACTTTTGGTGGAACCTCTGGTTTCTTTTGGGGAATTTTGTCTTCCAATAGAGGACTGTTTTGTTATAAGTTCATCAGAATGAATGCGTAACTTTAtttcttgtttggtttgttCTTAGATTGAGCGGTTTCCTGCAAATACAGGGCTCAGCAACATTTATCGGCCTACGCAAGCCCTCAATAACCGTCAAGTGTTTGCTTCACCTgcatctcctctccctcccagTGAGTCAATAAAGCAAGCATATATACAGTACCTGCCATAGGCAGACAGTGGGCCAATGAGAGGTTTTGTTTACATGATCCTTGATGAGGGAGGACCCAGTTTCTTTTGTCAGCAAATCCTGCAATTTTTGACCAATAAACGAAATgcaatatcacttttttttttgtcagctttATCCAAGAAAATGGTTCTTTCTGAAATGTAGAAAAGGTCTATTGGTAGTGGCTGTGAAATTCAGTCTTtggacaaaatgtcaaactgccTCTCACACTAAAAACAGACGGTCACTCCCTTTTACTGACACATGATCATTTAGATATGTGGAAAAATGCTTAACACAAACCACATTATAGAAACTAAACACAATCCAAAGGATACATTTgcttaacatttaaatataattatgaGAGTTTGAAGAAATGCTGACATTTCTTCAAAGTATTTACACAAAAGGTCAGTGTCAGGAGCTATTGCAGCAGTAATGTACATTAAAAGCATTTTGTACTTGGGGTGCAAGTccataaagacatttaaaaatccaTTCTAAAATTCACTGACAACCAATGAAGGTATTTAgtcaaggcttttttttttttttttttacttcatcgCACAACTTATGGCTAGTGAACACTGTCCTGTTTACACACAAGTTGGGAACCAGCTAGGGAGGAAGCTCTTTCTCCAcaaacagggagaacatgcaaactataGGTTGAACCAGGATCTGAACCAGTGACCTTGTTTCTCACAAGGTTCTTGggtttcctccaacagtccaaaaacatgctaaGGTTAtttggacacacacattcacacctattgCCAATTTAGAGTGAAGGGTTCTGTGTTTTTGCCTGTTTTGACCTTCAATAAAGTTGCTTTTTGGGGTGGGAGGGCCAAACGAATAACAGCTAGCATGCTAGCTAATCACTTGGTTTGGCAACCATGTTCAAGTGGTGTTACTAGAAAAAGCTAAAACCACCCAAAACGATTTCAGAGTCCTTTACTTTAACAAAGTATTGCATAGAACGACCACATATTTCCAGTAACTTGCTTTCGTTGTGTTGCTGATCATGTCCTCCATCCCATCTGCTCAGTATCCCTAATCTTAATCCAAGGCATCGTGATATGGGCTGTCCCAATTGTCAAATGAGTCGTTGGCACCTTTTGAATGCGCCCGACGTCTTTGCGCGTCAGTGGTTGCGTTGCAGTAATATTTGATGTAGTTTTGGAGGAAATGGACAACGTAGATGCCGGCTTGTGATGCATCTCAGGCTGAGGGACCCAAACACGGACAAGTCCAAAAATTTCTCTTTAATCTCTTAGTTCAATAAGCAAATGTTGCTAACCTGGAATATGTAGTGAAACGTATCGGCACACAGATTTCTGATTTGGAGCAACGGGTCAAATAAACCTGTTTAAGCTTCTTCAGTACTAAACCctgtttaaataatataaattggTTAAATGACTAAGTCCCTGCTATTAAGGCTAATTGTATTGGATCTTGCATTGTTATTGCAAGCTGCGGGAGTTGACATTTAACCTCTCGGTGTACAACCTGCCGGAATTTATTAGAAGGGGAATTGATGAATTGTGTTGGATTTAAGTTCCGAATCTAAACAGGGTTTAGTTTGGAAGAATTTATAAATGAGTGACTTTATAAATGACTACGTTAATATTagttgataaaaaaacaaattcatcgtaattctgtcttttttttttaaacattttagaaTTGATGAATTATTagcatttgtctttgtctccacgCTCCAAGCCTGTGCCTGTATGTTCATACGGTTACAAAACGTGattcacaaacagaaaaacgTCAGCCAAATGTGAGGGAGCTGACGATTCCTGTGACCGATGGGACACTTCATggtgctgtgacacattttgacaacatccagGTGACAAATGCACACTCATacagccatccatccattttctagcGCTTTCTCCCCCAAAGGAGGGTCGCgggtggtgctgtgccaatctcagctgacatagggcgataggcggggtcacaaccgggacagtttgccagtccatcacggggccacattcacacctacggccaATTTATAGTGTGCATTTGACacaattgcatgttttttggactgtgggagaaagcgggagaacctgaagaaaacccacacacacggagagaacatgcagaaagacccttcttcCAACCGGAGCTTGAAcgcgggtcttcttgctgcagagGCAGGAGTGCTAACCATGTGCTCATTGGTCTGCCTGACATAGGTAGCTGTAGCACTTTCCTGTACATTTGACAGACATTTAGACTCtgattttgtaaaaatgtgcaaGAATATCCACTGAGAAGAAATGGAATGTGattaagaaataaacaaaatcatcACAAGCTTTGAAATGCAGGAACTCCCTTGAATGAGGATTATTTTCTGAGGGTTGACACAGTGAATATTTCTGCTCTTCTCTTTAGGTCATCCTTGGTGCTACGACGACCACTGTGGTATGAATCATTGAATTTACCCACTTACAAAATAAGATTCTGAGGATTGTCTCAAAGTGTGGATTTTGCCCTCTACACCCACAGAGCACACTTCATCCCACTGGCACCTTCTGCACCACTCCCATTGTGACGGTGAGAGCCAGTCACCCATCAACATTGAGACACGCAACACTGTGGTGGACAAAAACCTCGACGCCTTCGTCTTTACAAAGTTTGACGACAAACACGCCATCAAGTATATCACTAATACAGGACATGCAGGTTTGTCCGTAtccttgattttaaaaatattgaCGACttaaagatgattttttttcctttttaagcCTTGGGTAAATCTGTGTATTCACAAATTACAATTAAAGCAAATTCATAATAACACTAAAGCTTAACTTTATCAGTTTCCTTACCATTTTTCTTTCTAATAATTTAAAGACTTtaaatttaactttaactttatttatttttttgttcaaagtgtggttgtatgaggtaatTACACTGATGGTCTGTACTGACTAAACCACTTACTCCATGATGCCATACGTATCCCAGGCCAGCCATTGTTAGTAATACCAGTCAATAAAAATGCATGGTGTAGTGGTATTTTCAGTACCTCGTACAAATCTACTTCCGCTGAAACAGCCCATCAATCCCGTGTGTAACcgtttctctgtctcctctgaaCACTCGCAGTTAAATGTGTCTTGAAGGACGGCGTGGCGGAGGTGTCGGGGGGAGGTTTGGGACACGTCTACTCCACCCTTCAGTTCCACTTCCACTGGGGCACGGAATCACACGACTCCCATGGCTCAGAGCACAAAGTGGATTCCAAACAGTACCCAATGGAGGTCAGTCACCCAAAAATGACTCGACTGTTTAATTAAAGACAGTGGTTTGGAATCACGTCTGTTTCCATCGCGATCTAATTATGTCTTTGTTTAGATGCATATTGTGAACAAGAGGAAGGATTTAAGTTTGGAGGAGGCGGTGCAGACTCCCAATGGCCTGGCAGTTCTGGGATTCTTTATTGAGGTAACATTTACTCTGATGGTACTGATACAGTAGTTCAGTTGTgtatttttccatttgtttatAGACTGGTGGACTTAAAACTGCAATGGACAAGTTTTTCTTTGATTAGAATTGATTTAGCAGCATTAATTGTGGAAgctgcatgttgcagctgaatacgagtgtgttggagaactcatgcatgtagccttcagttggcatcaaaactcaaaagatgtgtAGTTTGTTAGAAAAATGATTTgtacctacattttacacacggGACCTTTAAGGCACACAAGCTCTGTGTTATTCCACATTCAAGAGAACAAGAGAATATTGTTTACAGTCTTCACACTGGAGGTAATTATTATGACACGCGACACTAGATCAGAGGAAAACTACCTGTTTTGTAACCTGCTGCACCTTTCTTTCATAAGTGACCCAACATGAACTGGCAGACACATCAAAGGAGTCTGAAATCAAACTGGCTCTCAAACAAAATCACATGCACTGATTGTATTGGACAGCGTCACGCAGCTACAACAGCTGCTCGTTTGAGGAAGAACAAAACTGGACTCATTGAAAGTCCGTCCCCTTCAGCCCGCTTGTTCACCACACAAACATTTATGCAGTCTCAAGGtctctgtttttactttggGTTTCAAACCTAACTGTTTTTTCACAAGTCTTTCCATCAGGCGAGACGGCGAGCCATCCTCAACCGCCTCTCTTTGGTTCGCTTGATAGTCCGAGACCCACGTTTTCATGCAGACCAGAGTTCACTCGTTTGAAAATAATCCATACTTTTTGTTCTCTCTGGTTTACATTTGATCCAGCAAGTGAGTCTAATATGTCAAAGACTTTTCTTCAATCTTGTTTCATTGAAGGCTGTGAGTACGacgaaaagcagcagcagcagcagcagcagcagcagcagtagttcTGCTGATTCTGGACATGCCGATTCTGGACATGCTGAGGTGAGTGGGTTAGTTTTATCAAACCAAGGCCTAAGTGTGGAGAACTGACTGAAATAACTATCTCGTTTTTCTCTGAAGACAAGTACGCCATCTAACATGGAAGTCTGGAAGAAGCTGACCCATTACCTCTCGGCTATTAAAACAGTCGGTGAGTGTACACTTCAGGGTTTTGGTAGTGTGGTTGAGTCGGGCACTGACACAGAAGCCGCCtctacacctggtattaacatgtaCGATCCGATTGCTATCCGATCATGGTTGCTCCGcctcttcttctgcaaagaCTATGGCGTCACATCCTGTGCGCTGCCATATCAACAGCAATGTTAGCCGCTCATAAGGTCGCACTATTGTATGGACTTCTTGTATGGAAGAAGGAGAAGTCGTCTCCGACAAgcggaaaaacaacaaaagcagaggaTTCTGTACAGTTTTGTCATCGCATTCACGTTGGCTGTGCTCGGAGCTCATGTTGTAGGTGGCGCAGAGAGGCGTCATGGACTCGtatttacacttctgttcaatATGGTCACCACCTTTGGCATCAGATAACTATCCGtcctaaaatgtaaatgtaaagggTGCCATAGTCAGAGAAGTTCCCCCCTGCACAACCAACCTGAGAAACATAGGCTTTCTTTCACTGAAaatatggctgccagtgggaaaACAAGAAATGACAAATATTTGCTCACCTGATCAAATCTGCACCTGTTTAAGAGAATGTGCCTGTGCTACATATGGAACCACTTTGACCTTGTGCAGACTTGGtgttaacatccatcctgagtgattCAATCACATGCAGGTCACACCAAGTACATCCTCAGCTGACAtcctgcagcagcttcactagatttttttttttttttacacttgttcATTGATTTAGCCACCAGCACGGTATTAATAGTGATcaacacattatttatatttggtTAAATAATGGTTAAAACCTTACTAAGTCAAATGCTAACACACTTCATCAGTCACCTCTAAATGATACACCtactttttattcattcattcactacataatcacaccatttttttttttttattcagaatatTAGCTCATGCCGGAATACAACTTAAAACTCAAAAATCCATGTTGCTGCCATTTTCCTATAAATAACAGTAACTGTTATGCAACTTTGCTTTCAATACAGACCAACGAGCTAATGTCACTGACGAGATCTCCATCGACGACTTGCTCGGCAACGTGAACACGAGGGCGTACTACCGCTACAACGGCTCATTAACCACGCCTACATGTAATGAAGCGGTGGTTTGGACGATCTTTAAAGAGACTCTCAAAGTGAACCAAAGTCTGGTAAGTGGGCAGAGATGCTGTGAATCCACACACTCGTAGAGTGGCTATGTTCCGGTCACCTGCAAAAGTGTTCAAATCCTTGTTCAATCTGATTCATTCCAGATCAGAATTGATCGTTTACATTGTCTTCAcgccactgtttttgtttttgcacgcGTCCTCCGTTAAAACATTTGTGAGACTGCACGGTGTTGAGCTGGAGATGAGACGAGATGCACTTTAACTCCAGAAATAGAAATGTGCCGGGGccgacgtatttccaaatttcacaaattcaattccGATTTTAAGCGTCGAGTACTTTCTTTTGCTGacattaaaatatatgtttttgtgttctcTTTGAATAAATTTTCATAAATTATAATGCACGTTTTCTGTCATAATGCATTAGtggtaacaggaagtagtcacacttTAGCACATGCACGGCGCAAATCGGTTAGTGACACTGTCTAAAGCTAACATGTTTACTTAATCCCACCAGATGAGTCTGTTCCCGACTCAGGCAGGATATGGCAACGTGTTTCGGCCGCTGCAGTCTCTCCACAACAGGACGGTGTACAGCACCGTTGCATCAGCAGCCAGCGGCCCCGCACCC contains these protein-coding regions:
- the LOC122758943 gene encoding carbonic anhydrase 4-like — translated: MDHSSLLLCSIVGALLMFSARASDWCYTGCESHTPSHWGDLPGSFCDGKRQSPINIDTRYVDKDSKLVAFNLINFTSNITSMINNGHTVKCTFGDDVEVSGGGLNGAYSADQFHLHWGDTNHHPGSEHMINGHRSPMEMHIVSLKKGLTADEAMAQSEGIAVLGFFINATEDGDMTGSWNTLTSYLTDQIDTKVSIEEDLSIQDLIKNVDLTKFYRYLGSLTTPTCNEAVVWTVFHEPIKINKKLIERFPANTGLSNIYRPTQALNNRQVFASPASPLPPSHPWCYDDHCEHTSSHWHLLHHSHCDGESQSPINIETRNTVVDKNLDAFVFTKFDDKHAIKYITNTGHAVKCVLKDGVAEVSGGGLGHVYSTLQFHFHWGTESHDSHGSEHKVDSKQYPMEMHIVNKRKDLSLEEAVQTPNGLAVLGFFIEAVSTTKSSSSSSSSSSSSSADSGHADSGHAETSTPSNMEVWKKLTHYLSAIKTVDQRANVTDEISIDDLLGNVNTRAYYRYNGSLTTPTCNEAVVWTIFKETLKVNQSLMSLFPTQAGYGNVFRPLQSLHNRTVYSTVASAASGPAPAPAPAVLFLLPLLLLCTVSFNLRQ